CCCTCTTTTGTTTTCAAGGATGTTTGTTTGATATATGCGGTCCGTTTCTCTGATTATCTGCTAATTTGGTTCAGGTTTGTACAGACGTGAGACCTGCAACTGATGAAGAGCTTCCATCTCCGTATATTGAGGAATTCAGGTGCGTTTCTTGTTTCCTGATAGGTCCCTTGACTCGTCCTTGCCAGAATGTCTTCTGTTCCTGAGTGCTTTATGGTACATGCCCATAACAGCTATTTTTCCATCCTCCATCCTTTGTACGTCTCTTTGTGCTACCTTGATGTGTCGCATTCGAGAGGTTCATAGAACCATGCTGTAAAAGCAAAGTGAATAATGCATTGCAGCATGCCCTATTTTCATCTTTGATACTTTTTTTAGCCAAGTACTTTATTCTATGAATTCACTGCTATTTGGAGAAATGCTGGGTACCCAGAACCTAGAAATAGACTTTGAAGCTTTCCTTGTGTGATGCTTGATACATTGTGAAACTAGAAATACCCTATGAGTCCTTCCTTTTTATGGCAGTCAAATAATTTGCTCTCACGATCCCTTTTCCGCCTTGATTCTTTCAGATGTGCTTTGGATGCAGAAGTTCTGAAATATGTTGGGGAGGCTTATCCAAAAGGTGTCTGTTCAGTTTACAGTACAAAGGGTAAAGATGTGGAGGGACCAGGATCTGATTTTGAGCTTGCCGTAGTTATTCAAGCTGCTAGAAATAGCCCACAAAATTTCTGGTTAGTGAAGCTCATAATTAATTATCAAGTAACTATGTCTCTTTCTTTGGTGCTGCAAATCCATCTAAACAGAAAATGGTGGAACAATGCCCTCCGCTCTTCAGTTTTTAATCAGCGAGTTTAGTTATTAGCTTCTGAAATTGGTATTAGCAACTTACTTGTTGCTTTTGACATATTTGCAGCACTGGAAGTTGGCGCTCAGTCTGGAACATTGAGTTTAAGGATGATATACAAATTCTTGAATTAAGGGGCAAAATGCAGGTATTCTGAGCTGGTTTCCCTCCCCCATTCCCACCTTCTTAATAGCCTCATCCATCTGAATTATGGGAAACATAACACTTGTTGCTATTTAGGTGGGCGCTCATTATTTTGAAGAGGGAAATGTGCAGTTGGATACAAAGCATGAATGCAAAGATTCAACTATATTTCAGGTTAGGGCCCATCATCTCTTTGCTTGCTTGACCATTTTTAGTGCCCAACAATCTAATGACTAGATACCATGATGTGCTGAACTCATTGGCTTTTGCATTTACTTCTTCCAGTCCCCAGAAGATTGTGCTATTTCAATAGCTAGTATAATTCGCCATCATGAGACAGAGTATTTGGGTTCTCTTGAGGTATGAGTGGGTTTGTTTATGTGtatatcgttaatttaatcAGCATATTGATTTTCTAAAATCTATCAATACAGGCATCATATACCAATTTGCCGGACAACACCTTTAAGGTAACCATTTACTTTCCAAGGTACTTCATTAAGGATCTACTGGGTCATTTTCATGGCATTTTGACGTATCTCTTACTTGAAAGGCACGAGCTTGATTTTCCCCTGAAGAAAAGTGCTGGCTATTGAGTAACTCTGTGAATGCTTGCGCTGTATCTTTCATCATCTGCCTAATGATTTCTCATCCCGGCTGTGTTATCCTTTGCTAGTTGTTACCCTTTTACTGCTTTATTATTGTAAAGATGACAGCTGCCCATTGTCGCATCCTTTTTCTGGCTGATATAGTGCTTGTTCTTGTTTTCATATTCTATAAGGTTTTATAGAATTTGAATATACTTCCCTACAAGTTTTCGATCACTTAAGTATTGTTGTAATGTGATGAATGCAGGATCTACGGAGAAAGCTTCCAGTTACTCGGACCCTTTTCCCCTGGCATAACACGCTGCAGTTCAGTCTTACAAGAGATATCTCCAAAGAACTTGGaattgaaaagtgaaattaCAATAAGATGAGCCAAGATCCATTTTGTTTGAGGTTCAAGGTAGAGATTGCTTATCTATCTGCTGGAATTGAAGGCATTGAGTATGTATGTTTACACAAAGAACTTTTTGCCATGCCTTGCCTGTTCCATTTCCTCTGCACTATTCTTTTTGGTCTTTGCTCGTGTATCTTTTGGTGCCCCCAACCTTCTGTGTCCTCATCAATCGCTTGTTGTGCAGATTACACCTCTAGTAGGAGTCTAGGAGTCCTcacttttggcaatttttttgtgTGACCATTTCTTTAAGCTCTGTATAGTGAGTTACGTGAGTTCTGATCTTCATATGAGGTCAGTTGAGAATAGTAGGAAGAATGTTGTGACTAAGTGAATTTATTTCCCCACAAAAGTTGTGAAGCCAAAGTTATTTGATTGAATCAACCT
This region of Eucalyptus grandis isolate ANBG69807.140 chromosome 8, ASM1654582v1, whole genome shotgun sequence genomic DNA includes:
- the LOC104415600 gene encoding F-actin-capping protein subunit alpha isoform X1, encoding MAEEDAPEVELSGEQKKEIAKWFLLHSPGGEIQYVAKDVRSVLDDDGAYGEAASEAFPAYNKAQMICLDMPRGMGEVLITSFGELEENQFLDPRTAQVGIVDHVKQVCTDVRPATDEELPSPYIEEFRCALDAEVLKYVGEAYPKGVCSVYSTKGKDVEGPGSDFELAVVIQAARNSPQNFCTGSWRSVWNIEFKDDIQILELRGKMQVGAHYFEEGNVQLDTKHECKDSTIFQSPEDCAISIASIIRHHETEYLGSLEASYTNLPDNTFKVTIYFPRIYGESFQLLGPFSPGITRCSSVLQEISPKNLELKSEITIR
- the LOC104415600 gene encoding F-actin-capping protein subunit alpha isoform X2, with the protein product MAEEDAPEVELSGEQKKEIAKWFLLHSPGGEIQYVAKDVRSVLDDDGAYGEAASEAFPAYNKAQMICLDMPRGMGEVLITSFGELEENQFLDPRTAQVGIVDHVKQVCTDVRPATDEELPSPYIEEFRCALDAEVLKYVGEAYPKGVCSVYSTKGKDVEGPGSDFELAVVIQAARNSPQNFCTGSWRSVWNIEFKDDIQILELRGKMQVGAHYFEEGNVQLDTKHECKDSTIFQSPEDCAISIASIIRHHETEYLGSLEASYTNLPDNTFKDLRRKLPVTRTLFPWHNTLQFSLTRDISKELGIEK